A portion of the Flavobacterium limnophilum genome contains these proteins:
- a CDS encoding glycoside hydrolase family 2 protein translates to MKLIMRYKYQLVRMSLFPVLFLLIMSYGLVYGQSNLHKETNILQTTRNQLSLNNNWEFKIGKEETFSRVNVPHTWNNKDASVDGREYYRGAAKYKKIFELNQLKDKKIFLYFEGVNQVSTLFVNGNSIGKHSGGYSSFAFDISKSAKEGTNTIDLDVTNESDDTIAPLSMDFTFYGGIYRDVYVIITNPVHFDVLNNGSNGVLISTPNVMETMGELNIRTRLLNETNKKKKLALVHRIISSNGKLVETISKNVVLSANSGVNEISLAGKVNAPDLWSPDSPNRYTVVSEIKDQETGSVIDQVVNPLGFRWFSMDPQKGFFLNGIHLKLTGVSKHQDFEGLGSAVSNELLIKDLEMIKEMGANCYRSSHYPHDPEVLNACDRLGILVIEEIPLVNSITESEAFSENCHQVMTEMITRDYNHPSIYSWGLSNEICILAKGRIGSERGNEYDNYLKKNISSLNAKAKSLDPFRFTTQSIHYKTDRYESSGVNKIGDYIGANLYQGWYFGVPDSLVVSAKKMQKLSGNKPLMISEYGAGADPRLRADNPRRFDFSLEYQAQVHKAWLKSIYNNDFVAGSFIWNFADFSSPYRGDTNPFINNKGIVSYGRIPKDAFYFYDAVLANKPVVNIGMKNWSYHSGIENSPGSSTKKIVVYANTNEVELSINGNSLGRKKVNDYSAEWDVPFRNGKNQIEVSGIASNGEIVKDFHVLDFNLIPSDLNQMIAGDVIRVNAGSSLYFLDEEEKAVWMPDREFTKESYGFIGGKFLVNQNDRIEYREGVADNIKETIKDPLFQTQRIGAKGFKADVPFGQYEITFCLADLSIKSKSSVYELGKEDDVNKVNVSGTAEFDIMINGQNIADDLNPKKIKGELTAYEFSTIIYTDSGLNIEFIAKNGIVGINGIKVRKIK, encoded by the coding sequence ATGAAATTAATAATGAGATATAAGTATCAACTGGTAAGAATGAGCCTATTTCCAGTTTTGTTTTTATTGATAATGAGTTACGGCTTAGTATATGGACAGTCTAATTTACATAAAGAAACGAATATTTTACAAACGACTCGTAATCAGTTGTCATTAAACAATAACTGGGAATTTAAAATTGGGAAAGAAGAGACTTTTAGCAGAGTCAATGTCCCGCATACATGGAATAACAAGGATGCTTCGGTGGATGGAAGAGAGTATTATCGAGGAGCAGCAAAGTATAAGAAAATCTTTGAGTTGAATCAACTTAAGGACAAGAAAATATTTCTGTATTTTGAAGGAGTCAATCAAGTATCTACCCTGTTTGTGAATGGGAATAGTATTGGAAAGCATTCAGGGGGGTATTCTTCATTTGCTTTTGATATCAGTAAATCTGCCAAAGAGGGAACAAATACAATTGATTTAGATGTAACCAATGAGTCTGATGATACTATTGCACCTTTATCAATGGACTTTACTTTCTATGGTGGGATTTATCGTGATGTTTATGTAATTATTACTAATCCTGTCCATTTTGATGTATTAAACAATGGTTCCAATGGAGTTTTGATTTCCACACCAAATGTTATGGAAACAATGGGTGAATTGAATATTCGAACCCGTTTATTGAATGAAACTAATAAGAAGAAAAAGTTGGCATTGGTGCATCGTATTATTTCATCCAATGGAAAACTAGTTGAAACGATTTCCAAAAATGTTGTGCTTTCGGCTAATTCCGGTGTGAATGAAATAAGTCTTGCTGGAAAAGTAAACGCACCTGACCTTTGGTCGCCAGATTCACCTAATAGGTACACGGTTGTCTCTGAAATTAAGGATCAGGAAACAGGTAGTGTCATAGACCAAGTAGTAAATCCACTAGGATTTAGATGGTTTAGCATGGATCCCCAAAAAGGATTTTTCCTTAATGGAATACATTTAAAGCTTACGGGAGTCAGTAAACATCAGGATTTTGAAGGACTTGGCAGTGCTGTTTCCAATGAGTTACTGATTAAAGATTTGGAAATGATTAAAGAGATGGGAGCAAATTGTTACCGCAGTTCGCATTATCCACACGACCCTGAAGTTCTGAATGCCTGTGATCGTTTGGGCATTTTAGTAATAGAGGAAATTCCATTAGTGAATTCAATTACCGAGTCAGAAGCTTTTTCGGAGAACTGCCATCAGGTGATGACTGAGATGATTACACGGGATTATAATCATCCATCGATTTATTCGTGGGGGTTGAGTAATGAAATCTGTATTTTGGCAAAAGGTCGAATAGGGTCTGAACGGGGTAATGAGTATGACAATTATCTTAAAAAAAATATTTCTTCCCTGAATGCAAAAGCAAAATCACTGGATCCATTTCGATTTACTACGCAAAGCATACATTACAAAACCGATAGATATGAATCCTCGGGAGTAAACAAGATTGGCGATTATATAGGAGCAAACTTATATCAGGGTTGGTATTTTGGCGTGCCGGATTCCTTGGTTGTCAGTGCAAAAAAAATGCAAAAACTATCGGGTAACAAGCCTTTAATGATTTCCGAATATGGCGCAGGAGCAGATCCTCGTTTGCGCGCAGATAATCCGAGAAGGTTTGATTTTTCCCTTGAATATCAGGCTCAGGTACATAAAGCATGGCTGAAAAGTATTTACAATAATGATTTTGTTGCGGGTTCTTTCATTTGGAATTTTGCCGATTTTAGTTCGCCTTATCGAGGTGATACCAATCCATTTATTAATAATAAGGGAATTGTTTCTTATGGAAGAATACCAAAAGATGCATTCTATTTTTATGATGCTGTTCTGGCGAATAAACCAGTGGTCAACATTGGAATGAAAAATTGGAGTTATCATAGTGGGATTGAAAATAGTCCAGGCAGCTCTACCAAAAAGATTGTCGTTTATGCAAATACAAATGAAGTAGAATTATCAATCAACGGAAATTCGTTGGGGAGAAAAAAAGTAAATGACTATTCTGCAGAATGGGATGTTCCTTTTAGAAATGGCAAAAACCAGATTGAAGTTTCGGGCATTGCTTCGAATGGAGAAATTGTAAAAGACTTTCATGTGCTGGATTTTAATCTGATACCATCTGATTTAAACCAGATGATAGCCGGAGATGTAATCAGGGTCAATGCTGGTAGTTCTTTGTATTTCTTGGACGAAGAAGAAAAAGCGGTTTGGATGCCCGATAGGGAATTTACAAAAGAGAGCTATGGCTTTATCGGTGGAAAATTTCTTGTTAACCAAAATGACCGTATCGAATATCGAGAAGGCGTTGCCGATAATATAAAAGAAACAATAAAGGATCCTTTGTTTCAAACTCAGCGTATTGGTGCAAAGGGCTTCAAAGCAGATGTTCCCTTTGGTCAGTATGAAATAACATTCTGTTTGGCAGATTTGTCGATAAAATCAAAAAGTTCAGTTTATGAATTGGGCAAGGAGGACGATGTCAATAAAGTGAATGTATCCGGCACTGCTGAATTTGATATAATGATTAATGGACAAAATATAGCGGATGACCTGAATCCAAAGAAAATCAAAGGGGAGTTAACGGCTTATGAATTCTCAACCATAATTTATACCGACAGTGGGTTAAATATAGAATTCATTGCCAAAAATGGCATTGTGGGAATAAATGGGATAAAAGTTAGAAAGATCAAATGA
- a CDS encoding family 43 glycosylhydrolase: MKKIMVFFSVLMGCTIVFGQGTEKVSKRESTFCNPINLNYRFQSNYREAADPAIIRYQDKYLLFASHSGGYWYSDDLMDWKFLAVESLPAIQKYAPGVITIKDTVYYVASSRMKDYIYYSTNPFKDNWKRMDKKLPMDVWDPQFFQDDDNKVYLYWGCSNLEKEPIRVVELDKNMQPKTEPVVCIKHNPDEHGWEVFGEKNESGKNGFNEGAWMTKYKGKYYLQYASNGTQFKTYADGVYTGNSPLGPFKYENYSPFSYKPGGFIGGAGHSSTFQDKYGNYWHVTSLNIGVRGYFERRLGLFPASFDKDGVLRTYTAFGDYPLKMPSVKTGIKEENLFTGWMLLSYHKKASASSTLTQYPETNAFDEDVKTYWSASTGNKGEWLSVELDENVKTINAIQINFADNEASLDSNSKNIYNYRVLSSLDGKIWKVVADRNNNTKDACHDYIELENPIKAKYIKIENTNVVPGGGKFSIFDLRIFGIQKGKKPNRVNEFNVKRDAEDSRKALVKWSNDSSATGFVINYGTESNKLYASVMVYDQNYIDLTGLNKGIPYYFSIDAFNESGITKGTKIITIK; the protein is encoded by the coding sequence ATGAAGAAAATAATGGTTTTTTTTAGTGTTTTGATGGGCTGTACAATTGTCTTTGGACAAGGAACTGAAAAAGTGTCAAAACGAGAAAGTACTTTTTGTAATCCAATAAATTTAAATTATAGGTTTCAATCAAATTATAGAGAGGCTGCAGACCCTGCAATAATAAGGTATCAAGATAAATACTTGTTATTTGCTTCTCACAGTGGTGGATATTGGTATTCTGATGATTTGATGGATTGGAAGTTTTTAGCTGTTGAAAGCCTACCTGCAATTCAAAAATATGCTCCTGGAGTTATTACTATTAAAGATACTGTATATTATGTAGCATCTTCCAGAATGAAAGATTATATCTATTATTCGACTAATCCTTTTAAGGATAATTGGAAGAGAATGGATAAAAAATTACCTATGGACGTATGGGATCCTCAATTCTTTCAAGACGATGATAATAAGGTTTATTTATACTGGGGCTGTTCCAATTTAGAAAAAGAGCCAATACGAGTGGTTGAATTAGACAAAAATATGCAACCTAAAACGGAACCAGTCGTTTGTATTAAACACAATCCCGATGAACATGGATGGGAAGTGTTTGGAGAAAAAAATGAATCAGGAAAAAATGGCTTCAACGAGGGAGCTTGGATGACAAAATACAAGGGAAAGTATTACCTTCAATATGCTTCTAACGGAACACAATTCAAGACTTATGCAGATGGTGTTTATACAGGAAATTCACCTTTAGGTCCCTTTAAATATGAAAATTATAGTCCTTTCTCTTATAAACCTGGCGGTTTTATTGGAGGTGCTGGACACAGTTCGACATTTCAAGATAAATATGGAAATTATTGGCATGTAACAAGCTTGAACATTGGTGTTCGTGGTTATTTTGAACGTCGATTGGGCTTGTTTCCGGCTAGTTTTGACAAGGATGGTGTTTTACGTACCTACACTGCATTTGGTGATTATCCTTTGAAAATGCCATCTGTAAAAACAGGGATTAAAGAGGAAAACCTTTTCACGGGGTGGATGCTATTATCCTATCATAAAAAAGCTAGTGCATCTTCTACATTGACTCAATATCCGGAAACCAACGCTTTTGATGAGGATGTTAAGACTTATTGGTCTGCTAGTACAGGTAATAAAGGTGAGTGGCTTAGTGTAGAATTAGATGAAAATGTAAAAACAATCAATGCTATTCAGATCAATTTTGCAGATAATGAAGCATCGTTGGATTCAAATTCAAAGAACATTTACAATTATCGTGTTTTGTCATCACTTGATGGTAAGATTTGGAAAGTTGTAGCGGACAGAAATAACAACACCAAGGATGCTTGTCACGATTATATTGAACTCGAAAATCCGATAAAAGCCAAGTACATCAAAATTGAAAATACGAATGTAGTGCCAGGTGGTGGTAAATTTTCGATTTTTGATTTGAGAATTTTTGGAATACAAAAGGGGAAAAAACCAAACAGAGTGAATGAATTTAATGTTAAAAGGGATGCTGAAGATTCACGAAAAGCTTTAGTTAAATGGAGTAATGACAGTTCTGCGACCGGCTTTGTAATTAACTATGGTACAGAGAGTAATAAGTTATATGCTTCGGTTATGGTGTATGACCAGAATTATATTGATTTAACAGGTTTAAATAAAGGCATACCATATTATTTCAGTATTGATGCATTTAATGAATCTGGAATTACTAAAGGAACAAAAATAATAACCATAAAATAG
- a CDS encoding glycoside hydrolase family 2 TIM barrel-domain containing protein: MKIRIVKIIGINLLVGVVNLFMSNVLAQTAANRVHKSFDEGWHFKKDSNVKGVENILFDASSWRKVDVPHDWSIEDLPNQTPGSVQGPFSKEAVSGHHTGYTVGGTAWYRKTFTLKPDEQGKIVYIQFDGVYMNSDVWINGHHLGNHPNGYTPFYYNLTPYLLASGKENVIAIQVKNEGVNSRWYTGSGIYRHVFLNIVNPIHIDVWGVNVATPKVTSSLAEVHLTTTILNEGKTKMEVTLNTNLIDAKGKIAGTTKSNLMLAANGKTEVNQKINISNPKLWSPETPQLYNAQTTVFVNGKQQDNLTTTFGVRDIKIDAKQGLVINGKRVILKGGCIHHDYGPLGSAAIDRAEERKIELLKTNGYNAIRCSHNPPSQTFLDICDRMGMLVIDEAFDMWLRSKTGEDHHLYFKEWWNKDLTNMILRDRNHPSIVLWSIGNEVPDRADSIGMDTRRMLVKRVRELDPTRKITEAICRTPQWDKKTPAIFQDLDVAGYNYQLEKYEPSHKEFPDRVIVGTETFPELALENWEIAKANPYVLGSFVWTAIDYIGEVGCGIYGFTSKKDEMINVEWPTYTAKCGDFDIIGNKNAASFYRDVVWERSKMEMLVKIPVPENMFLFKTRWGWADEQKSWTWPGKENQKMNVVIYTRCQSVKLELNGKVIGEQIVPDKSITVNFELPYESGTLVAKGFTDGREVVSTVLKTTGQPVSIRLKADRTKIKADLNDLSYVSVEVVDAEGNVVPYADNIEINYAISSNAEIVGVGNGNTEDLSSFQQPKKKVFHGKGQVIIRPKGNSGKIILKASAKDLTESLIEIVTK; the protein is encoded by the coding sequence ATGAAAATTAGAATTGTAAAAATTATCGGAATAAACCTTTTGGTGGGAGTTGTCAACCTTTTTATGTCCAATGTCTTGGCTCAGACAGCTGCCAATAGAGTTCACAAATCGTTTGATGAAGGCTGGCATTTCAAAAAAGACAGTAATGTAAAGGGTGTCGAGAATATTTTATTTGATGCGTCTTCGTGGAGAAAAGTGGATGTCCCTCATGACTGGAGCATTGAAGATTTACCAAATCAAACTCCTGGTAGTGTTCAAGGGCCTTTTTCAAAAGAGGCCGTAAGCGGACATCATACCGGTTATACCGTCGGCGGTACCGCATGGTATCGAAAAACCTTTACTTTAAAACCAGATGAACAGGGGAAAATTGTGTACATCCAATTCGATGGAGTTTACATGAATTCTGACGTGTGGATAAACGGACATCATTTAGGAAATCACCCCAATGGTTACACGCCTTTTTATTACAATCTGACCCCTTATCTTTTGGCTTCAGGAAAAGAAAATGTGATTGCGATCCAGGTGAAAAATGAGGGAGTGAACAGCCGTTGGTACACCGGCTCCGGTATTTATCGTCATGTGTTTCTCAATATTGTAAATCCAATTCATATTGATGTTTGGGGTGTAAATGTTGCCACACCAAAAGTCACTTCATCTTTAGCTGAAGTTCATTTGACTACCACTATTCTGAATGAAGGGAAAACAAAAATGGAAGTTACATTAAATACCAATTTGATTGATGCCAAAGGAAAAATAGCAGGCACAACCAAAAGTAATCTGATGCTTGCAGCCAATGGCAAAACAGAAGTCAACCAGAAAATAAATATTAGCAATCCAAAGCTTTGGTCTCCTGAAACGCCTCAGTTATATAATGCACAAACAACGGTCTTTGTTAATGGCAAACAACAGGATAATTTAACAACAACTTTTGGAGTTCGTGATATTAAAATTGATGCAAAACAAGGGCTTGTCATCAATGGAAAAAGAGTAATATTAAAAGGAGGTTGCATACACCACGATTATGGCCCTTTGGGTTCTGCTGCAATCGACCGTGCTGAAGAACGCAAAATTGAGTTATTGAAAACAAATGGATATAACGCCATACGTTGCAGTCACAATCCCCCTTCGCAAACGTTTCTTGATATATGCGACCGAATGGGTATGTTGGTCATTGACGAGGCTTTCGATATGTGGTTGCGCTCAAAAACAGGAGAAGATCATCACTTGTATTTTAAAGAATGGTGGAACAAGGATTTGACCAATATGATTCTACGGGATAGAAATCATCCCTCAATTGTTCTTTGGAGCATAGGGAATGAAGTACCTGACCGTGCCGATTCGATAGGGATGGATACCAGAAGAATGCTTGTAAAAAGAGTCCGTGAATTGGATCCGACACGTAAAATAACAGAAGCTATTTGTCGTACCCCACAATGGGATAAAAAAACGCCTGCGATATTTCAGGATTTGGATGTTGCAGGATACAATTACCAATTGGAAAAATATGAACCGAGTCATAAAGAATTCCCGGATCGTGTGATTGTTGGAACAGAAACCTTTCCCGAACTGGCATTGGAGAATTGGGAAATAGCCAAAGCAAATCCCTATGTTTTGGGCAGTTTTGTTTGGACTGCGATAGATTATATTGGTGAAGTGGGTTGCGGTATATATGGATTTACTTCAAAAAAAGATGAAATGATAAATGTGGAATGGCCAACTTATACGGCAAAATGCGGTGATTTTGATATTATAGGCAACAAAAATGCAGCTTCTTTTTACAGGGATGTCGTATGGGAAAGAAGCAAAATGGAAATGCTTGTCAAAATTCCCGTACCAGAGAATATGTTTCTGTTTAAAACGCGGTGGGGATGGGCAGATGAGCAAAAAAGCTGGACTTGGCCTGGAAAAGAAAACCAAAAAATGAATGTGGTTATTTATACCCGTTGCCAGTCAGTAAAATTAGAGCTTAATGGAAAAGTGATTGGTGAGCAAATAGTCCCTGATAAATCAATCACGGTAAACTTTGAGCTTCCTTATGAATCAGGAACTTTAGTTGCAAAAGGATTTACCGATGGAAGAGAAGTGGTGTCAACTGTTCTAAAAACAACTGGTCAGCCAGTATCTATTCGTTTAAAAGCTGATAGAACGAAAATAAAAGCAGACCTTAATGATTTATCCTATGTTTCGGTTGAAGTCGTAGATGCCGAGGGCAATGTTGTTCCTTATGCTGACAATATCGAAATTAACTATGCTATTTCCAGCAATGCTGAGATAGTTGGTGTAGGCAATGGAAATACTGAAGACTTGTCGAGTTTTCAACAACCAAAGAAGAAAGTGTTTCACGGAAAAGGACAGGTAATAATCAGACCAAAGGGAAATTCGGGTAAGATTATATTGAAAGCAAGTGCAAAAGATTTAACTGAAAGTTTAATAGAGATTGTAACAAAATAA